The Euleptes europaea isolate rEulEur1 chromosome 9, rEulEur1.hap1, whole genome shotgun sequence nucleotide sequence GGCTTGCATTCGAGCTTTCTTTTGTACGCTTCCACTAACCCACATATCAGCATACCGGGGCACGCAAACATCTTGTCAGGAAACTGAAAGTAGCAGTTGTAGCAACGTTTACACTGGATGTTGCCTCAAACACTTGCAGTGGAGAATGTGGTTAGTAACTCTGGAAATAAATgtattgggtttttttccccccaatggtAAGAGCtctctaatgttttttttttttttttgcacaagtcATCTCACTTTTGGACCACATATATGCCTGTGGTAATCCAGTTTTATTATTAAATACAGGTATCCGTATATGTACAAAGAAAGGTGTAGAGGGATACAGAAAGGGCTCTCTCTCCCGACACAGCTACGGACATATGTGCTCTGGAACAGCTTGCCAAGGGGAGGACATGCTGCTTTCTGCCTTATTGTTTTTCAAAGGGCCTACAAGGTAgtgttgggttcaaatcccacccccacccccccacacacacacaacagcaaagACACCAGGGCCCGTCTATACTGGCAGTTGTTTCTTTGACGATACTACAGATTttatttaaactgttttttaaaaatacatgcttGCTACCTGTTTTAAACTTTGGAGCAATGGGTTAACTTTTCTTCAGATAAATAAGTGGCTTTCAGTGGCTCCTATTGGTTATTACAGGTTGAAGTCAAAGAGACATAATTGAAAGACAGGGAAAACTGGCTGTCTGCTCTAGATACTAGTGCCAGCAAGGGCAATTTTTGCCATCTGTTTAGGGCACCTTACTTTCTTCCAGAAGTGATTTCCAGTCACTCCTGTGTGGGAAAGTAAGACTGGATACCTGTGAACGGCACTGCAGTGGAAGAAAAAGCTATTCACTGTTCTCAGCCCAGAATGGGCTAGATCTTCATCAACAGGAGATTTATCCCaccaggggagggggaataagaGGCATCTCCTTCAAACAGTTCCTGAAGAATACAGACCCTGCCACCTCTCATAATATCAGGTACTTTACTACTGAGACAGTGCCTGTCAGGttggttcaaaaaaaaaaaatcattacacTGCCCACACAGCTAAGCCAAACAACCACAATAATTTTGTATCCTAATAAGATGGGATTGTATCCATGTTGAACATTTGCTTATAAAAAGGTTTATCTACTTGATTTGAAGAAAAACTAGATAATCAGTCAGAGATTTCAGCAAGGCCGGGAAACCTGCCCTTTTTAAATCACAGAAACTTGCTTCCACTTACCAAAGTCATTTTTGCAAAGGTTTTCCACAATTTCATTGTCATCCTCATTCTTGCTTTTGCAGGCATCACAGACTTTTGGTGCTAGAAATGTAAATATGTAAAACAGAATCCATATTCAAAAGAGAACAGTAGGTGGCGTTTAAACTCAAAGTTTGCTTCTTTTAGACATAGTTATGGTCACCAAATTCTGCTGTCTCGCCCCACATATATTCGGCTACGTTTAACTTAATGTTGCTAATAAACTTTTGAAAATCATCTATATGGATTTTATTGAACTCACTGTAAGAAGTGGTGAAATATAAAGAAAGTGGCAGAAATGAATGGCGTCTTCGGAACAACCTGCAGGGGCAGCCTAAGGGGATTTTGATTTTGGGATGGTTTGTTCTTAGTagggaaaaaagaacagaaatgaaAACTAGCCATGTTTCGCACATATCAGAGACAACTGAAATGGAATTTGATAGGATATTGAAAGAGGAGATATGTGAATTCTCCGGGGgggtctccgggggggggggaagattacATAGCtgctatcccccctccccagctctctCTGGATGAACAGAAATCAATGATGAGGTTGCATCAGAAAATCTGTTCTCTCTTCTCTTATTGCTGGTTTTTAAGAACTTGGGAAAATCTCACCTTACTCCTTTTTCCTGTAGCTAATAAGAACCATCTTCCCAAGCAGTAAACTAGTAAAAGCTGGAGgcaatttgcttttttttaaaaacaaatgacaATTCGTGGATTTGACGCACTTTGCATTTGTTTATCTAGCAACAAATTATTGTGGACTTCAAAGAACCCGTTTCACTCCTTAtcaatgagagagagaaaagttatTTCTGTAACTCCTGCTCCAGTCGTTTTTATAACACTTTAAATGGGAAATGAGATACCCTAAAAGTTAATGCAGCCATTTCACCAGACGAGCAAACAGTTGTAGGAGAGAGAAAACTCCATAGTATTTAATAAGCACCAAGAATCAGTGCTTAGGGAAAAGCTGTTGTGACTCAGGGCGCCACACTATTTAGGTTTGTCTGACTTATTCTGCAATCCTCAACACACCTAGGGAATTCAAGGGACTTCTCCAAGTAAATATACTTAGAATTAGCCTATACAGCTGCAAGTTTAAGAATATATCCTAGGACATTACTGTTATTCAGTTGGACTTCATTTTGAGCAAACATGTTTAGAACTGAGATGGACTTGTTTGTCCAGCAGAACTGCAGTGTTCTGGACCAGGGATGGTCATTGTGTTGCTCTCTAGAGCTTGTGATATTTTGAAGGCATGGGAAATGTTAGGTTCTGTACTGATTTTAGAGAAAAGGCATCTATGCTATGCCTTTTATTATAAGGTCTCTGCTCGTTGGAAACTGTTACGGGTCTCATGTGGCAAACGTTAACAGCGGGTTCTAAACATGCTTTgtaaagagagacactgtccttcagtgttactcctctgaagatgcctgccacagctgcgggcgaaatgtcaggaaagaaaacaccaagaccatggttacacagcccggataacctacaagaaccaatgctttgTAAAGTTCAACAGGGTTTATTTCCACATGCATTTACTTAGGCTGCAATTCATTGCACTCTTACCTGGGCACCAGCACAATTAAAACGACTTATGATTGCACGCACACGCTCAAGTTTTGGCCCCTCCAACTCAGCggaacttacttttgagtaaacagaCATAGGATCCCAACTGCCTGCACATAAGTAACTACAACCCTATGCAGACCTTGGCATGGTCTTGCGCTGTAAACCATGCTATTTATgtgcaggaggttttgccttggatttgccgctctctagatgcacatttcccccatccgaatcctcaaaactcaaaactAAGCCCCTATgtcgagttttgagaattcagatgggggaaaacgtgcatctagagagcggcaaatccaaggcaaaacctcccgtgtgtaAGTGGTCAGCATCAGTGGCGCACTGGGTCTAAAAACATTGGTTGCCAGGAAGCagagggggcccacccacaactataaggctatcagttaatttttatttttaacatattgtctaatgtttaaggggacCCACTTCATCAAGGGCCCCcagggcccacttgccaccgGGCAAGcagacacaatggccagtccgccaccgGCCATCATGTCTCCCCAAGGgcgcggaagaagaagagttggtttctagaCCAACTCTTGGTACAGAGTTGGTTTCTAGACCTCCTCTTTCTCCACCACtgaaggcagactcaaaccggctcacaagcaccttccctccccctccccacaacagacaccctgtgaggcaggtggggcggagagagccgggactagcccaaggtcacccagctggcttcgcatgtaggagcggggaaacaaacccagttccccggatgagcctccgccgctcgcgcggaggagcggggactcgaacccggttctcccgctCGGGCTCCGCGGCTCCAAACCCGCGCTCTCCGCCGCCGGCCAGGCCCGGGCGCCCCCTTACCTTCCCTGGGCGTGGGCAGGACGTGCTCGCCGCTGGCCGGGGGGATGCACAGGTCGTTGTCCTGGGGGAAGCGGCCGCAGTCCAGCATGTCCGGCCAGGGGAAGCCGAAGGCGGACATGACCGGCGCGCAGCTGTCCTTCACCTGCTGGCACAGCGCGTGGCAGGGCCGGATGGTCTCGTCCAGGTCGTCGATGCACACGGGCGCGAAGAGGGAGCAGAGGAACTTGCGCGTGTCCGGGTGGCACTGCTTCTGCACCAGCGGGATCCAGGCGCCCGCCTGCTCCAGCACCTCCTGCAGGGTCTCGTGGCCCAGCAGGTTGGGCAGCCGCATGTTGGGGTACTCGATGCCGCGGCACAGCAGCAGCGACGCCGGGATGGGCTTGCAGTTGGAGCGCTTGTACGCCAGCTCGGGCTGCCCGAAGAGGAACAGCCCGCGGCTCGACGCCGCGCACCGCGACGCCGCCACCAGCACCAGCACCAGCGCCAGCGCCAGGGCGCGCCGGGCCATCGCGGAGGGCagcggggcccggggggggggcggggggcggggggcggctgcGGAGGCCCGAGGCAGAAAGGCGCCGGCTACATGCGGCTGTCCCCCCGCGCACCACGCCGGACTCCCTCTCGCTCGGCCCCGCCGGACCTCCACTGCCCGCCGCGCGCCGCGCACCGGCCCTTTCTTGCACTTCTTATGCAAATAGGGGTTGGGGGGAGGCGAAGGGGCGGCGCCGTCCGACAGGACCTCGGCGAGGATTGgccgcttggggggggggaaagagggttatgggggtggggggcttccttTCCGGCCCGGGCACTTGCAAAGGACTCTTGCGCGGACCTTTTGCCCGGGAAACGCGACTTGGACGGGCCAGTCGGGTTCTGCAGACGGTGCAACCAGGCGGGAGGGGAAGGCGACGGGTGTCTGACCCCCCCCTCCTTGGTCACGCCCACAAAGGAGGGAGGACTACGGTGGAGCTGTCCCCCCCTCTTGCAGTTCTCTGCCTTTGGTGGGGGGGTCGGGCCAGGGGAGCCGTGCCTGGCCTGGCAGGGAACGTGGGTTAGGCAGCCCACAGGCTCAAACGAATGGCAAGAATGtctagtgcactggttcccaactggggggtccatgagaatgaaattaaggtctgcgaaacaaagttataaacccaaaataaattaatattttcaattaaaagttctctattataaaaatatattcaaatattattctaagtttaatgtttaactaacagttatgatcaaagtttattttcaaattctcggaatttttattttgaaccttgggatccctgcaccgaacaaaaaagtcctagtggtccctggtcaaaaaaaggttgggaaccactggtctagtgggaacaatgggagatgcctgaaggcc carries:
- the SFRP2 gene encoding secreted frizzled-related protein 2, which codes for MARRALALALVLVLVAASRCAASSRGLFLFGQPELAYKRSNCKPIPASLLLCRGIEYPNMRLPNLLGHETLQEVLEQAGAWIPLVQKQCHPDTRKFLCSLFAPVCIDDLDETIRPCHALCQQVKDSCAPVMSAFGFPWPDMLDCGRFPQDNDLCIPPASGEHVLPTPREAPKVCDACKSKNEDDNEIVENLCKNDFALKIKVKEIAYINGDTKITPETKSKTIYKLNGVTERDLKKTVLWLKGGLQCTCDEMNDINAPYLVMGQRLAGELVITSVKRWQKGQRAFKRFSRSIRKLQC